The region TTCGCGGTAAAAGTGGGTGACGATTTCTTTATTCGATCCGTAGCGCAGATCGAATCCTCACAGATCCGCTTCTTCTGCGATCTGGAGTTTGGCGATCGGCTGTACCTGATGAAAGCGACCGATTTTGTCGCCCATACGGTGAATGACTGGCAGGCGTTTACGCGTCGCTATGGCAAACCGGCGGGCATGTTGCTCAACGACTGCGTACTGCGTCGCATGAACAACCTCGCTACATTGCCGCGTGCGGATTTCTTCCGCCAGATCCCGGCGGCAGGGTTCTCAAGCTTCGGCGAGATCCTCGGGGTGCCTATCAACCAGACGCTCTCCGCGCTGGTGTTTTTCGATAAGCCCAACCAGGCGATGAGCCAGTTCCCGGTGGAGTATGCGGCCTATGCCGCGCACTATGCTCAGCGCACGCTGCGCCGCTGGGAGGCGATGCACCGCATGCAGTCGCAGGTGATTGAGCAGGTCATCAGCTATCAGCAGGAGCTGTCGCCGCTGCTCTCAACGCTGCCGCTGCTGGAGCACGCCACGTCGCAGCAGACCGAAACGCTGGATATCGCGCAGGGCAATATTCGCTCCATGAGCAGCGCCGCGCGCGATACGCGCGATGCGCAGGACCGGCTGGAGCAGGGGTTAAGCGATCTGGAGACCATCTCCGAAGGCATCACTAAAATCACCAGCGGGATCCGCTCGATTGCCGATCAGACCAACCTGCTGGCGCTCAACGCCGCGGTGGAGGCGGCGCGCGCCGGGGAATCCGGACGCGGTTTCGCCGTAGTAGCGGGCGAAGTGCGCCGGCTGGCGCATCTTTCGCGCGAACAGGCGGAGGCGACGGCGCACAGCATCAATGAGTCCGTCGAGACTATCGCGCGCATTCGTCAGGTCACCACAGAAACGGTCAACGCGACCCAGACTATGGCAGACCGCAGTATCGAAGCCGCGGACCGTATCGCCTCGATGAGCGAGCAGACCAGCGAAGAGCGTGAAAACGTCGCCCAGAGCCTGGGCCGCCTGAAAGTGGTGGCGAAAGGGATGGACGCGATGCAGGAGGCCGTCGCTCAGCTGCGCACGTTGCAGGAGCTGGCGAAGTAATCTGTCGTGCGTCCTGAAAGGGGCGGGCTTTTATTTAAAGGCGAGAAGGGCGTATGTCCTCTCGCCTTTTTTATTCGCCGGTGCCGGAAGATTTACGCCGCCGTGCGGGTTATTCTTATGGCACATAAGAATTTGCGCCCGACGCCAGTACGGCGGCCCGGTCAGGAGATCCCGGATGGAATATCTCTTTTTCGATGCGTTATATCTTATTGCGGCCATTGCTGTGGGGGTTGTGGTCTGCCGTGCGGCCTTATGGATCCGCCAGTGCGTTATCGAGGCGGATATTATGAAAAACGGTATCGCCGCCAATGCCGATATCCTTTCGATCCACCGCGATAATCACCTGCACCGGCATAACGTAAAATGCGTCATGGTCGTCAGATTCAAAACTCAGGACGGGCAGGAAGTGCAGTCGCGCCTGGTTCAGATAATGTCTGTCAGAGAATATAAACGCTTCGCCTCCGGCACTGGCGTGACCATTAAATATGCCGCCAGTCGCCCGGCGCGCGTTGTGTTATACGACCGCCCGCTGGTGCTGGGAGCGCGTTAAATGTTTTGCGTTATTCACAACCCGTATAAATATTTTTGCTGTTGCCAAACCCGGCCATGCACTGGTGTGTGTTATCCGGCATTTTTTGATGGTCTTATACAGGCAGACCCGTCGGGGGCGTTTCTTGACGAAAGATTTCAGGACATCGCTTAGAGCCTCTGCGCTGGCGTCTGTTTTCGGTTACAGGCAATCCCCGTTTCTCAGCGCATCCAGCTCAGCGCAAAGCCTGTCAACATCATGCTGAATATATTTCCGACGCCGCTTTAACAGAAAACGGGCAGGAAGCATTCGCTCAATTAACGTCGGCTTTCTCGCGACATATTCCATCACCATCAGTTTTACATTTTCCTCTGACCAGCCTTGCATGACAGGAGCTGGACTATGCAGAAGGTTAACCTGCAAGGTTGGCGCGACCTCTTCATCGAGAATAGTCAAAATCTCTTCACGGCTTTTACCGGTTTCTTTTAGCACCTGCGCCATCCACCGATAATCGTAGTCCTGTAATTCTCGCCCGGTAAAAATCTCCGACAGGGCATACCAGACAGGAACCCGGCTGGCGATTTCAGCGTCTGTAAGGTGCATAGGGTTTTTCTGCGTGATGAGTGACGTCCAGGTATGGTGGGGGATTTAAGATGAGAGGGCAAGCCGTAAAAGATCAAGGTGCGGCGGATAACAGGCGCTGAAACGGCGCAAGAAGAAGCGCGGCGTGTAACTTGTTCTTGTGCATGATGCTGTAGAGACGGGTATCTGTTAGCAGCCCAGAATATGATCGAATACGCTACAGACACAAAAAAGCCCGCAGGGCTTACGCCGTGCGGGCTCTCAGGACTTCATCGGATGACTCTGGTAATCACCGATGGAGAATTTTGGTGGAGCTGGCGGGAGTTGAACCCGCGTCCGAAATTCCTACATCCTCGGTACTACATGCTTAGTCCAGTCTTTACATTCGCCTGGCAGCTGCGGACGGACACGCCACTACCAGACTAGCCTGATTAGTTTTAACGCTTCAACCCCAGGCAGGGCATCCACGCGATCTCTTTTGGGTTTGACCTCTCTTGATCCCCGTCCTAAGAGCGGAGGCTAGGGAGAGAGGGCTCTAAGCAGGTTATTAAGCTGCTAAAGCGTAGTTTTCGTCGTTTGCGACTATTTTTTTGCGGCTTTTTACGAGGCCAACCGCCCCTCGGCATGCACCTTGGGTTTCGCGAATCCCGTCGAATCCAGAATCAGCCCCAAAAGTGTAACGCTAAGTATAACAGATTTTCCCCACGCGTGACCAGTCCATATCGTTTCGTCTGCTGAGTGCTGCTTTTTTGCGCTTTTCATCAATCTTCATCATGTTACATAAAAATGAGATTTTGCTCACGAAATTACCCGCTCGCTATATTTATTTTGCAGGAAAAATCTGGTCATAAATGAGAAATAAAAGGTCGGGGAAAAATAGGATATATTTTTACGATTCTTTAAAGATGAGTTTATTAATGCATTTTTGATGATTTCATATCTCATTAATAACGGGTGAGGCACATTTTGAAATTCTGATACTTAGCAAATAAATAAGAGTTGCTAGACTATTTTTAATATTCTGCAAGCACTCTTTTTTTTATCATTTTTTTGCCAAACCGCACCGGGTTGCTTATACATTTTGTTAAGTATTTGTACATATAACCCGCTTCGCTTTATGTCAACTCATTGTTTTTTATAGATTTAACAAACATTACAACACATTTCGGGAAATCATCTCCCTAGGCGCCGCCCTGTTCGGTGAGGGGCGAACCATAAGTGTCTATTAATAGACGCTTATGTCGCGCAGCGTGCTTCCCCTGTCAGAGGAAATCAAGAATGGCCGTTCAAAATAGTCTTTCGCCTACCGTGGATATTCTCAACCAGAACACTGGCAACGTGATTACTCATTATTCCCAAAATGCGGACCGGGTGGTCAATTTATCCCAGACAAGCATTGTGCGAATAAATGCTTCTCCCGAAACGGTTAATTTTTATGAGCGGCAGGGGAATGACCTGATTGTCCATATGCGGGACGGGACAACGGTACGCTACCAGAACTTCTTTCAGCTGGATGCCGAAGGCCAGCATAGTGAACTGATTTTCGAAGACGACCAGGGGGTTCACCACGCGCTGTTCCCGTTCGCCTCTGAAGCTGGCCCTGCGGTCGCCGAGGCGATTGTCCCGACAATGGCAGAGACCACGCTCGGCGCGCTGACCGGCGCGGAAGGGCTGACCACGCTGGAGGTCCTGGGCGGCATTGCGGCGGTTGGGGCAATCGCGGGCGTTGCGATCGCGGCCAGCAATAGCGGCGGCGGCGGTGACGGCGATAATAACAATGGTGGCGGTAACAACGGTGGCGGTGACAACGGCGGAGGCGATAACGGCGGCGGTGACAACGGCGGGGGCGATAATGGCGGCGGTGAAACGCCGGACCCGGCGGAAATCGCGCTTGATCCTCTCACCGACGATAACGTACTTAACAGCAGCGAAGTGCTGCAAAACCAGGTGCTGAGCGGTGTAGTGGACGTCGCCAATGCAGGCCGCACTATCACCGTCACGCTGGGCGGACAGACCTACACCGGCGTGATTGGCGCTGACGGTACCTGGAGCGTGACGCTGCCCGCAGGCGCTTTGCAGGCGTTGCCCCAGGGGCTTAACACCATCAACGTGTCGCTGGTGGACGTCAACGGCAACACGGTGAACCAGACCGTCGATATCAACGTCGATACCGTCGCGCCCACGCTGCGGCTGACCCCGTTCACCGACGGCGTGCTGGGCGGCGAACAGACGGCGACTGACCAGATCCTGCGCGGCTTCACCGGCGTGGCGGAAGAGGGGCAAACCGTCACTATCACGCTGAACGGCAAAACGTACACCGCCATCGTCGGTGCGGACGGTAGCTGGGAGGCGGCCATCCCGGCGGCGGATCTGCAGGCGTTGCAGGATGGCCAGCAGTATGTGCTGGCCGTCAGCATTACCGATCTCGCGGGCAACACCACCACCAGCGAAGCCCGTTTTACCGTTAACCTCGACCAGCCCGCGCTGACCGTTGATCCGCTCACGGCGGATAACGCGCTGAACGGCGCAGAGCTGGGGCTGGATCAGGTACTGAGCGGCTCCACGCAGAATATCGCGGCGGGTACCGTGGTGACGGTGACGCTAAATGGCGTGAACTATTTTGCCACCGTGGGCGGCGACGGCACCTGGCAGGTGACCATCCCAAGCGGCGATCTTGAGGCGCTCGCTAACGGCAACGCTACGCTCAGCGTGAGTGTGCCGAATGGCACCGGCGCGCCGCTCACCGTAACGGATACTATCGTGGTGGACCGCACCGTACCGTCGGTCTCAATCGCCATTCTCTCCACCGATGACTACCTCAACGCGGCAGACGCCACGCAGCCGCTGGAGATCCGCGGCATCACCACCGTGACCGGGCCGGGCGCGCAGGTCACGGTCACGTTCAATGATAAAACCTACACCGCCGTGCTCGACAGTGCAGGCAACTGGAGCGTGGTCATTCCGGCGGCGGATCTGGCCTCGCTGCCGGATGGCCCGCGCACCGTTACCGCGACCGTCACCGCAGGGCAAACCACCGCCACGGCGGACCGAGTGATAAACGTCGCGATTAACGATCTGCCGGAGCCGACCATCACGACGCCGTTTGGCGACGGCGCGCTGAATGCCGAAGACCTGCAGCAGAACCAGACGCTCACCGGCAATACGGGCGTCAGCGGCAGCGGCCAGACGGTTACCGTACAGATAGGCAACCAGACGTACACCACGACCGCGGGCACCGACGGCGGCTGGAGCGTCACTGTGCCCGCCTCGCAGCTGCAAACGCTGCCGACAGGGCAGACGCCGGTTGTGGTCACAGTCACGGACGGCGCGGGCAACAGCGCCAGCAGCAGCACCACGGTGACCGTCGACACCACGCCGCCGACGCTTTCGCTCTACACGCTGACCGACGACGGCAAGCTTAACGCGCAGGAGCTGACCACCGATCAGGTGCTCTCCGGCAACAGCTCGGAGGCCGGGCAGACCGTCACCGTCACGCTTAACGGCCAGACTTACACCACGACGACCGGCAGCGACGGCAACTGGCAGATAACGCTGCCCGCCGCCGATCTCGGCGCGCTCTCGCCGGGCGCGAACCCGATTGTCGTGACCACCACCGACGCCGCCGGCAACACCACGACGGTGACCGATGCCATTGATGTGAAAACCGCGCAGCCGTCTGTCACCGTCACGCCGTTTACCGGCGATAACGTGCTGGACGCGGCGGAAATCAAAACCGCGCAGCCGTTGCAGGGCAGCGTGACCAACGCCGAGCCGGGCAGCCTGGTGGCGGTCACGATCGGCGCATGGAGCGCCACGGCAACGGTGGATGCGGCTGGCAACTGGCGCGTCGATGTGCCCGCCGTCGTGTTGCAGGGGCTGGCAAATGGCGATAACGCCATTCAGGTGAGCGTTACCGACACCTGGAATCAGACCCAGACGATCCAGGCGCCGATCACGGTGGATACCGCCGCCTCCGGCGTCGCCATCAGCATCATCGCCGACGACGATTTTATTAACCGCGCCGAAGCGGATTCGCCGTTAACCATCCGCGGCACCAGCGCCGGGCTTCCGGCCAATACCGAAATCACCTTCACGCTCAACGGCATCAACTATACCGCGACGGTCGACGCCAGCGGCAACTGGGAAACCACCGTTCCGGCGGTGGATCTGCAACAGTTGCCGGATGGGAGCTATGAAGTGACTGCCACGGCGCAGGTAGGCGGCGTCAGCGACAGCCATACGCTGACCGTTATCATCAACAACCTGCCGGATGTGACGGTCGACCCGCTGTTTAACGACGGCACGCTAAGCCAGGCCGAAGCGGGTGTTGATCAGATCCTGACCGGCACGACCGGCAGCACCGGCGCGGGCCAGACGGTGACCGTCACGCTGAACGGTCAGGCTTATCAGGGCACGGTCGACGCCGACGGCAACTGGTCCGTCACGCTGCCGTCCGGCGCGCTGGACTCGCTCACCGGCAACGATTCGCCGGTACCGCTGCAGATTGTCGTGAGTGATGCGGCAGGTAACAGCCAGACTTCGACGGTCGATTTCACTGTCGATGTCGACGCCCCGACGCTGACGCTCAACCCGTTCGCTCAGGATGACGCGCTGAACATCACCGAGGCGGGCCAGGCGCAGCCGTTTTCGGGCGTGGCCGCTGGTGCGGCGCAGGGCGACAGCATCGTCGTGACGCTGAACGGCAAAACCTATACCACCACGGTGACCGGCACGAACGGTGAGTGGTCGGTGGATATCCCGGCGGCGGATCTGCAGGCGCTGCCGAACGGCCAGGCGCAGTTTAGCGTCACGGTCACCGATGCGGCGGGCAACACCGCCACCGCCACGCGCCCGATTACCGTCGCGGTCGACCCGGCGCGCGCGCCGCTGCTGACTATCGATCCGGTCGGCGGCGACGGCGTGATTGATGCGGGCGAACGCGCCACTGGCGTGACGCTCAGCGGCACCGCCACCAACGTCACCGCCGGGCAAACCGTCACGGTGCAGCTTGGCGACGACACGTTTACCGGCGTAGTGGATTCGGCGGGGCGCTGGCAGGTGGATCTGCCTGCCAGCGCCTTAACGGGCCTCACTAACGGCGATTACACCCTGACGGTGGGCGTGAGCGACGCGGCGGGTAACAGCGCAAGCCTCGATCGCGGTTTCAGCGTTGATACCGACATCAGCGCGCTGGTAGTGTCGCCGATTACCGGCGATAACCGCGTCTCGCTCAATGAGATAGCCGATGGTCTGGTGCTGAGCGGCACCAGCGTGAATTTCGCGCCGCAAACGACGCTGACTATTACGCTCAACGGCAAACAGTACACCGCGACCACCGACGCCGACGGCGGCTGGAGCCTTACCGTGCCGCGCGCCGACGCGCTGGCGATTGGCGATGGCACCGCGACGCTGACCGTCTCCGGCACCGATGAAAACGGCGCGATCGTCTCCGGCAACCAGAGTTTTACCATCATCACCACCGCGTTGCCGGAAGTGACGCTCAACACGCCGTTCACCGACGGTATCATTAGCGCCGCGGAAGTGAACGCCGGCGGCGCGCTGAGCGGCTCCACCGGCGTGAACGGCGCGGGGCAAACCGTCACCGTACAGCTTGGCGATAACACTTATACCGCCGTGGTGGACAGCAGCGGCAACTGGTCGGTCACGCTGCCGCCCGCCGCGCTGCAA is a window of Cronobacter muytjensii ATCC 51329 DNA encoding:
- a CDS encoding methyl-accepting chemotaxis protein, whose amino-acid sequence is MYRCQKLPTSLRDAGVPDKPGILMVFVPPNANFHAVSQVWQRFATPERTVLVLSSTGTLCQQEKATVYCDLEGDEGSWLLLPKALIGRHEVHSVDLHTRLPGAMQRVEAISRDLSALDVRLSLNAERTFALIYCDGLAASEGFLMQAWYKSGRFPCLAVGGAAGGKLDFSGTWMSVNGRMMEGRAIVVLCEMAPGKSFAPFKSQNFQPADKSWLVAQADPVARTVNSLFDAKGQQQPIVSYLASQLNCKPDQLAQALEGYTFAVKVGDDFFIRSVAQIESSQIRFFCDLEFGDRLYLMKATDFVAHTVNDWQAFTRRYGKPAGMLLNDCVLRRMNNLATLPRADFFRQIPAAGFSSFGEILGVPINQTLSALVFFDKPNQAMSQFPVEYAAYAAHYAQRTLRRWEAMHRMQSQVIEQVISYQQELSPLLSTLPLLEHATSQQTETLDIAQGNIRSMSSAARDTRDAQDRLEQGLSDLETISEGITKITSGIRSIADQTNLLALNAAVEAARAGESGRGFAVVAGEVRRLAHLSREQAEATAHSINESVETIARIRQVTTETVNATQTMADRSIEAADRIASMSEQTSEERENVAQSLGRLKVVAKGMDAMQEAVAQLRTLQELAK
- a CDS encoding DUF7079 family protein, which translates into the protein MHLTDAEIASRVPVWYALSEIFTGRELQDYDYRWMAQVLKETGKSREEILTILDEEVAPTLQVNLLHSPAPVMQGWSEENVKLMVMEYVARKPTLIERMLPARFLLKRRRKYIQHDVDRLCAELDALRNGDCL
- a CDS encoding DUF3592 domain-containing protein; translated protein: MEYLFFDALYLIAAIAVGVVVCRAALWIRQCVIEADIMKNGIAANADILSIHRDNHLHRHNVKCVMVVRFKTQDGQEVQSRLVQIMSVREYKRFASGTGVTIKYAASRPARVVLYDRPLVLGAR